In the Manis javanica isolate MJ-LG chromosome 12, MJ_LKY, whole genome shotgun sequence genome, one interval contains:
- the NSD3 gene encoding histone-lysine N-methyltransferase NSD3 isoform X4: MDFSFSFMQGIMGNTIQQPPQLIDSANIRQEDAFDNNSDIVEDGGQTPYEPTLQQGFPYPPTAEDLPPVTNGYPPSISMYETQTKYQSYNQYPNGSANGFGAVRNFSPADYYHSEIANTRPHEILEKPSPPQPPPPPSVPQTVIPKKTGSPEIKLKITKTIQNGRELFESSLCGDLLNEVQASEHTKSKHESRKEKRKKSNKHDSSRSEERKSHKIPKLEPEEQNRPSERVDTVSEKPKEDPVLKEETPVQPVLSSVQTTEVSAGVKFQVGDLVWSKVGTYPWWPCMVSSDPQLEVHTKINTRGAREYHVQFFSNQPERAWVHEKRVREYKGHKQYEELLAEATKQASNHSEKQKIRKPRPQRERAQWDIGIAHAEKALKMTREERIEQYTFIYIDKQPEEALSQAKKNVASKAEVKKTRRPRSVLNTPPEQTNVGEVASSLSSTEIRRHSQRRQTNVEEEEPPPVKIAWKTAAARKSLPASITMHKGSLDLQKCNMSPVVKIEQVFALQNAAGDGKFIDQFVYSTKGIGNKTEISVRGQDRLIISTPSQRNEKATQNISSSEATSGLTGSVEKKQQRRSIRTRSESEKSTEVVPKKKIKKEQVEAVPQATVKTGLQKGSADRGVQGSVRFSDSSVSAASEETVD; encoded by the exons atggatttctctttctctttcatgcaAGGGATCATGGGAAACACAATTCAGCAACCACCTCAACTCATTGACTCAGCCAACATCCGTCAGGAGGATGCCTTTGATAACAACAGTGACATTGTTGAAGATGGTGGCCAGACACCATATGAACCTACCTTGCAGCAAGGCTTTCCATACCCACCTACAGCAGAGGATCTTCCTCCGGTCACAAATGGCTATCCACCCTCAATCAGCATGTATGAAACTCAGACCAAATACCAGTCATATAATCAGTATCCCAATGGGTCAGCCAATGGCTTTGGTGCAGTTAGAAACTTTAGCCCTGCTGACTATTACCATTCAGAAATTGCAAACACAAGACCACATGAAATTCTGGAAAAACCTTCTCCTCCACAGCCACCACCTCCTCCTTCGGTACCACAAACTGTGATTCCAAAGAAGACTGGCTCACctgaaattaaactaaaaataaccAAAACTATCCAGAATGGCAGGGAATTGTTTGAGTCTTCCCTTTGTGGAGACCTTTTAAATGAAGTACAGGCAAGCGAGCACACAAAATCAAAGcatgaaagcagaaaagaaaagaggaaaaaaagcaacaaGCATGACTCATCTAGATCTGAAGAGCGCAAGTCACACAAAATCCCCAAATTAGAACCAGAGGAACAAAAT AGACCAAGTGAGAGGGTTGACACTGTATCAGAAAAGCCAAAAGAAGATCCAGTACTAAAAGAGGAAACCCCG GTTCAGCCAGTATTATCTTCTGTTCAAACAACGGAAGTGTCTGCTGGTGTTAAGTTCCAGGTTGGTGATCTTGTCTGGTCTAAGGTGGGAACCTATCCTTGGTGGCCTTGTATGGTTTCAAGCGATCCCCAGCTTGAGGTTCATACGAAAATTAACACAAGAG GTGCCCGGGAATATCACGTCCAGTTTTTTAGCAACCAGCCAGAGAGGGCATGGGTTCATGAAAAGCGGGTACGAGAGTACAAAGGTCATAAGCAGTATGAAGAATTACTGGCCGAGGCGACCAAGCAAGCCAGCAATCACTCTGAGAAACAAAAG atccgAAAACCCCGACCTCAGAGAGAACGTGCTCAATGGGATATTGGCATTGCCCATGCAGAGAAAGCATTGAAAATGACTCGTGAGGAAAGAATAGAACAGTACACTTTTATCTATATCGATAAACAGCCTGAGGAGGCTTTATCCCAAGCTAAAAAGAATGTTGCCTCTAAAGCCGAAGTTAAAAAAACCCGAAGACCAAGATCAGTGCTGAATACCCCGCCAGAACAGACCAATGTGGGTGAGGTGGCCTCCTCGCTGTCCAGTACTGAAATTCGGAGGCACAGCCAGAGGCGGCAGACtaatgtggaagaggaagaaccACCTCCTGTTAAAATAGCCTGGAAAACGGCAGCAGCAAGGAAATCCTTACCAGCTTCCATCACAATGCACAAAGGGAGCCTGGATTTGCAGAAGTGTAACATGTCTCCAGTTGTGAAAATCGAACAAGTGTTTGCTCTTCAGAATGCTGCAGGAGACGGGAAGTTTATTGATCAGTTTGTTTATTCAACGAAG GGAATTGGTAACAAAACGGAAATAAGTGTCAGGGGACAAGACAGACTTATAATTTCTACACCAagccagagaaatgaaaaggcaactcagAACATTTCATCTTCTGAAGCAACATCTGGTCTTACAG GCTCAGTAGAAAAGAAGCAACAGAGAAGATCAATTAGAACTCGTTCTGAATCAGAGAAATCCACTGAGGTTGTGCCAAAGAAGAAGATCAAAAAGGAGCAG